The following coding sequences are from one Crateriforma spongiae window:
- a CDS encoding sulfatase-like hydrolase/transferase — translation MVRSKSLVLLTLLFSVPVGAESGTTDWPSFRGVGAQGVANGYETPVQWDATDPDDPSVLWKSAVPGLGHSCPVIVGDRLFIATAVATDGDVPLQIGRAGNTNAADDNSEQKWMLLCFDKNTGKELWQKKVYQGVPKATRHAKATHANTTVAVSGDNVVAFFGSEGLYCYDLNGELKWKKDLGVVDVSKYGIGWGYASSPAIHDGHIVLVCDDPDHPHIIAVDLKDGEPIWRRDRDEVCERSWGTPLIHEVDGRAQVVVNGFPWIVAYDLQTGDEVWRIEGGGDNPIPTPFVANDRIYITSAHGGPSPVIAVRTDAKGNLTDTVSPQDAGLVWRVEKGGSYMSTPVVVGDYLYLGHSNGVLRCFHANTGEKLYEKRLDSGAYVVSSLVAANDKVYCTSEDGTVYVIAAGPEYKLLAKNPLGDSCLATPAISAGTIYFRTASSLMAIGPENDVAVSDVGLEARRKPNVLFIAVDDLRPTLGCYGDAHAISPNIDGLAESGMRFNRAYCQVAVCNPSRASLMTGLRPDTLGVWTLPIHFREAKPDAVTLPQWLRRFGYTAVGHGKIFHNPTPDPQSWSEPIRSLPSLPYVYPDGTRDVVRQAMEKLPANDWRKNNLRALATSAPDLPDSELLDGARTDRCIEDLRRLAKSKQPFFLAMGYIRPHLAFVAPKKYWDMYDPDKLPVLAGQATPEGAPPYAMHNNSELSHYVDLIDMPKPWDTDELAADKARRLVHGYHACVSYIDAQIGRLLKALDDEGLRENTIVVLWSDHGWKLGEYRGWGKMTNYEIDARVPLIISAPGLNNDGQCTESLVELLDLFPTLCDLAGVEIPGFVEGKSVVPILRDPDATVHSSVLSQYYRRYEDTEYMGYSMRTDRYRYIEWRDFATGELKDQELYDHQAAGDQGGFQPNLGTPETKNIAEEVDPSLLAKLSQQLQSQHPPRKLSLTPAVHTSPSGPGRLQVEFTFENRTDGDIFLQAIKPTGRRAVKRTLAPGDSVTLNARIGGVYVVESRDGSIHEIHSPCWPPRTVVIRK, via the coding sequence ATGGTTCGTTCAAAATCTTTGGTCTTGTTGACATTGTTGTTCAGCGTACCTGTCGGTGCAGAATCTGGAACAACCGATTGGCCCAGTTTCCGCGGTGTCGGGGCCCAAGGTGTGGCCAACGGATATGAGACGCCGGTGCAGTGGGATGCGACGGATCCCGATGACCCATCGGTGTTGTGGAAGTCCGCGGTCCCGGGACTGGGGCATTCATGTCCGGTGATCGTGGGTGACCGCCTTTTCATCGCGACCGCGGTGGCGACCGACGGGGATGTTCCTCTTCAGATTGGTCGTGCTGGCAATACAAACGCGGCAGATGACAACAGCGAACAGAAGTGGATGTTGCTGTGCTTCGATAAGAACACCGGCAAAGAACTTTGGCAGAAAAAGGTCTATCAGGGAGTTCCCAAGGCAACGCGACATGCCAAGGCAACGCACGCGAATACCACCGTTGCGGTCAGCGGAGACAACGTGGTGGCGTTCTTCGGTTCCGAAGGCCTGTACTGCTATGACCTGAACGGCGAATTGAAATGGAAGAAGGATCTGGGCGTTGTGGATGTCAGTAAGTATGGCATCGGTTGGGGCTACGCCAGTTCGCCGGCGATCCATGATGGACACATCGTATTGGTCTGCGATGATCCCGATCATCCGCACATTATCGCCGTCGACTTGAAGGATGGTGAACCCATCTGGCGTCGCGATCGTGACGAGGTCTGCGAACGCAGTTGGGGCACACCCCTGATTCATGAAGTCGACGGGCGTGCCCAGGTGGTTGTCAACGGGTTCCCTTGGATCGTCGCCTACGATTTACAAACCGGTGATGAGGTTTGGCGTATCGAAGGGGGAGGCGACAACCCAATCCCTACCCCCTTTGTCGCGAATGATCGAATCTACATTACCAGTGCACACGGCGGCCCTTCGCCTGTGATCGCCGTCCGCACCGACGCCAAGGGGAATCTGACCGATACGGTGTCGCCCCAAGACGCGGGGTTGGTTTGGCGTGTGGAAAAGGGTGGCTCCTATATGTCGACGCCAGTCGTCGTCGGGGACTACCTGTATTTGGGGCATTCCAACGGCGTGCTGCGCTGTTTTCATGCGAACACGGGAGAGAAGCTTTACGAAAAGCGACTGGACAGTGGCGCTTATGTGGTTTCGTCTCTGGTGGCTGCGAACGACAAGGTCTACTGCACTTCGGAAGACGGCACCGTGTATGTGATTGCCGCGGGTCCGGAATACAAACTTTTAGCAAAGAATCCGCTGGGCGATTCTTGTCTGGCCACCCCCGCAATCTCCGCCGGGACGATCTATTTTCGCACCGCCAGTTCATTGATGGCCATCGGACCGGAAAACGATGTTGCGGTGTCGGATGTGGGCTTGGAAGCGAGGCGAAAACCAAATGTCTTGTTCATTGCGGTTGATGACCTGCGTCCAACGCTTGGTTGTTATGGAGATGCCCACGCGATCAGTCCGAATATCGATGGTTTGGCGGAAAGTGGAATGCGTTTCAATCGCGCCTATTGCCAGGTTGCCGTGTGCAATCCTTCGCGAGCCAGTTTGATGACCGGATTGCGTCCCGACACGTTGGGCGTTTGGACGCTGCCGATCCATTTTCGCGAGGCAAAACCGGACGCGGTCACGTTGCCACAGTGGTTGCGGCGGTTCGGCTACACCGCGGTCGGTCATGGCAAGATCTTTCATAATCCGACGCCGGACCCACAGTCTTGGAGCGAACCGATTCGCAGTTTGCCTTCGCTGCCCTATGTCTATCCCGATGGCACCCGCGATGTTGTGCGCCAGGCCATGGAAAAGCTGCCCGCGAACGACTGGCGTAAGAACAATTTGCGTGCGTTGGCGACGTCGGCGCCCGATTTGCCAGACAGTGAATTGCTGGACGGGGCCAGAACAGATAGGTGCATCGAAGACTTGCGACGGTTAGCCAAGTCGAAACAGCCGTTCTTCTTGGCCATGGGCTACATTCGGCCTCACCTTGCGTTTGTCGCGCCGAAAAAATATTGGGACATGTATGATCCGGATAAGTTGCCCGTGTTGGCAGGTCAGGCAACGCCGGAGGGGGCGCCGCCGTATGCGATGCACAACAACAGTGAATTGTCACACTATGTCGATTTGATCGACATGCCCAAGCCTTGGGACACCGACGAATTGGCCGCCGACAAAGCTCGTCGATTGGTTCATGGTTATCACGCCTGTGTCAGCTACATCGATGCCCAAATTGGGCGACTGCTAAAGGCTTTGGACGATGAAGGTTTGCGAGAGAATACCATTGTCGTCTTGTGGAGCGATCATGGCTGGAAGCTTGGGGAGTATCGTGGTTGGGGAAAGATGACCAACTATGAGATTGATGCTCGTGTGCCACTGATTATTTCTGCACCTGGGTTAAACAACGACGGGCAGTGCACCGAATCGCTGGTTGAATTGCTGGATTTGTTTCCGACCCTTTGTGACTTGGCCGGGGTGGAGATCCCCGGCTTTGTCGAAGGCAAAAGTGTGGTCCCGATTCTGCGTGATCCAGATGCGACGGTTCATTCATCCGTATTGAGTCAGTACTACCGCCGTTATGAGGACACCGAGTACATGGGGTATTCGATGCGAACCGACCGGTATCGCTACATCGAATGGCGTGACTTTGCGACCGGGGAATTGAAAGATCAAGAGCTGTATGATCATCAAGCCGCTGGCGATCAGGGCGGATTTCAGCCGAATTTGGGGACGCCGGAAACGAAGAACATCGCGGAAGAGGTTGATCCGTCGTTATTGGCGAAGCTGAGCCAGCAATTGCAGTCGCAACACCCGCCGAGAAAATTGAGTCTGACGCCTGCCGTGCACACCAGCCCGTCCGGGCCCGGACGTCTGCAGGTCGAATTCACCTTTGAGAATCGGACGGATGGGGACATCTTTCTGCAGGCGATCAAACCCACCGGTCGACGAGCTGTCAAGCGAACCCTAGCACCGGGCGATTCGGTCACATTGAATGCCCGCATCGGTGGCGTTTATGTGGTGGAAAGTCGCGACGGATCCATTCATGAAATTCATTCACCGTGTTGGCCGCCACGAACAGTGGTCATTCGAAAGTGA
- a CDS encoding apiosidase-like domain-containing protein → MSNIPMRATILWLIVFSFFYTHAQAVQFPLRVSSNGRHLVDHQDAPFFVLCDTAWILNEATTLEQSKVYLDDCAEKEFSVVHAAIYFDGPFDRTKITDPDIDHFQKIKDTVAYARQKGIAVNLIPAWMGWRGESWGTLFTDLSQTEIENYATFVANQFREFDNVIYSVGGDYNPDFDPRTKQRDANYLKGYEIGNWMGHALKRAHPQALCMYFSQGGYPSSQFFGKESWCDFHFVQFKDANHAQQYRLIKRDYEFHPTKPTYLGEFAYEYRFEGQRWPKTTPLQIRRSAYWALTSGACGYTYGRRGLWHFNSKAPYKVHRPWQDLLDCELSPGRCHMTQFARMFKRLDWHRLDPYHVNNLVTMGADEGTTEFTSSAIARDGSFAVAYFPTKKTSTMDLSKLAGDQIEAQWFDPVSGRYHNVSGSPFDRVQVPITPPGENSEGSTDWVLILHSVLDVED, encoded by the coding sequence ATGAGCAATATCCCGATGCGTGCGACGATCCTGTGGCTGATCGTCTTCAGCTTCTTTTACACACACGCACAGGCAGTTCAGTTCCCGTTGCGGGTCAGTTCCAACGGCCGGCATTTGGTCGATCACCAGGACGCGCCGTTCTTTGTCTTGTGTGATACCGCATGGATCCTGAACGAAGCGACCACGTTGGAACAGTCCAAGGTTTACCTGGACGACTGCGCGGAGAAGGAATTCTCCGTTGTTCACGCGGCAATCTATTTTGACGGTCCGTTTGATCGCACCAAGATCACCGATCCCGACATTGATCACTTTCAGAAAATCAAAGACACGGTCGCCTATGCGCGACAGAAGGGAATCGCCGTGAATTTGATTCCAGCCTGGATGGGGTGGCGCGGCGAATCATGGGGAACCCTGTTCACTGATCTCAGCCAGACGGAGATTGAGAACTACGCCACCTTTGTCGCGAATCAGTTCCGAGAATTTGACAACGTCATCTATTCGGTCGGCGGCGACTACAACCCGGACTTTGATCCGCGAACGAAACAGCGTGACGCGAATTACCTGAAAGGCTATGAGATCGGAAACTGGATGGGGCACGCGTTGAAACGCGCACACCCACAAGCCCTTTGTATGTACTTTTCACAAGGCGGTTATCCCAGTTCCCAGTTCTTTGGCAAGGAATCGTGGTGCGACTTTCATTTCGTCCAGTTCAAGGACGCCAACCATGCCCAACAGTATCGGTTGATCAAACGAGACTACGAATTTCACCCCACCAAGCCGACTTACCTGGGCGAATTCGCTTATGAGTACCGCTTCGAGGGTCAGCGGTGGCCGAAGACCACACCGCTACAGATTCGGCGATCGGCGTATTGGGCGCTGACCAGTGGTGCGTGCGGTTACACGTACGGCCGACGAGGCCTATGGCACTTCAATTCAAAAGCGCCGTACAAAGTACATCGGCCGTGGCAGGACCTGCTGGACTGTGAACTTTCCCCCGGGCGATGTCATATGACGCAGTTCGCGCGCATGTTCAAGCGTCTGGATTGGCATCGGTTGGATCCCTATCACGTCAACAATTTGGTCACCATGGGCGCCGACGAAGGCACGACCGAGTTCACCAGCAGCGCAATCGCCCGTGATGGAAGTTTTGCGGTTGCCTATTTCCCAACCAAAAAAACGTCGACGATGGATCTGAGCAAACTCGCCGGCGACCAGATCGAAGCTCAATGGTTTGATCCGGTCAGCGGCCGGTACCACAACGTTTCCGGTTCCCCGTTTGACCGGGTCCAGGTCCCGATCACTCCGCCTGGTGAGAATTCGGAAGGTTCGACGGATTGGGTGTTGATTCTTCACAGTGTTCTGGATGTGGAGGACTGA
- a CDS encoding FG-GAP repeat domain-containing protein — translation MRVLVGRITERPFGRTAGLAALFLWTAWGHADLAVAQDRVFVSSSRLLIGVQANRSASVRSGDVDGDDDVDLVVANGRHWPGQNLVFLNQTRARFNVARPLGRDLCTSYACELADLDGDGDLDVAVGNDQAPSRVFLNDGTGQFRFHTNLGQPRSVRSLSIADIDGDQDMDLILTCRGSANPIYLNNGSADFQHALDFGTREDSTIDVAVVDLNEDGRLDLILANRDDQPNTILLAEDPGNSAKDTVRFGAPVAFGTAESSRAVATADFDGDGHMDWVVGNIGAANVVFLGDGTGGVSREIKIGRQDGQTFCIAVADLDRDGRPDIVAGNQGQPNVVCYNRDHAGRFITQLFGPNQSATYGLCVGDFSGDGYPDIAIANSDQQNQIFVNQPARQ, via the coding sequence ATGCGAGTGTTGGTTGGGCGGATCACAGAACGTCCGTTTGGGCGAACGGCCGGTCTTGCGGCGTTGTTTTTGTGGACCGCTTGGGGGCACGCCGATCTTGCCGTTGCGCAAGATCGCGTGTTCGTGTCGAGTTCTCGACTTCTGATCGGCGTGCAGGCCAATCGATCGGCATCGGTGCGTTCCGGGGATGTGGACGGCGACGATGATGTCGACCTCGTTGTGGCCAACGGTCGGCACTGGCCGGGACAAAATCTGGTTTTTCTGAATCAGACGCGGGCAAGGTTCAACGTGGCGCGTCCATTGGGGCGTGACCTGTGTACCAGTTATGCATGTGAATTAGCTGATCTGGATGGCGATGGCGACTTGGACGTGGCGGTCGGAAATGACCAGGCGCCGTCGCGGGTGTTCTTGAATGATGGCACCGGTCAGTTTCGATTTCACACGAACCTGGGCCAGCCCCGAAGCGTTCGCAGTCTGAGCATCGCGGACATCGACGGCGATCAAGATATGGATTTAATTTTGACCTGTCGCGGAAGCGCCAATCCGATCTATCTGAACAACGGTTCGGCCGATTTTCAGCACGCTTTGGATTTTGGGACACGCGAGGATTCCACCATCGACGTGGCCGTCGTCGATCTAAACGAAGATGGACGCTTGGACCTGATCCTTGCCAATCGCGACGATCAACCCAACACGATTCTGCTTGCCGAAGACCCCGGCAATTCAGCGAAGGACACCGTACGGTTTGGTGCGCCCGTTGCATTTGGCACAGCGGAATCAAGCCGTGCGGTCGCGACGGCCGATTTCGACGGCGATGGTCATATGGATTGGGTCGTCGGAAACATCGGTGCCGCCAATGTGGTTTTCCTGGGCGACGGCACCGGGGGAGTGTCGCGTGAAATCAAGATTGGCCGACAAGACGGGCAAACGTTTTGTATCGCCGTTGCGGATCTTGATCGGGATGGCCGCCCCGACATCGTGGCGGGCAATCAGGGGCAACCCAATGTGGTTTGCTACAATCGCGACCACGCAGGACGTTTTATCACACAGTTATTCGGGCCGAATCAATCGGCAACGTACGGATTGTGTGTCGGTGATTTTTCTGGTGACGGTTACCCCGACATCGCCATCGCCAATTCGGACCAGCAGAACCAAATCTTCGTCAATCAACCGGCAAGGCAATGA
- a CDS encoding S9 family peptidase has product MDWKRRSPMIHHSRMLCIALIVFGGIPVGRADEEKSTTGDVREDLDPSRLTVQRIYSGSDFKNKSFGPARWLSHGGGYTTLEESPDHKGRKDIVAYDPGGGERSVLVSATDLIPKDQEKPLEIKNYAWSDDRTKLLIYTNSVKVWRQETRGDYWLFDIAAKRLRKLGGDADESRMMFAKISPDGKHVGYVYRKNLYLQDLESMEISRLTDTGSESIINGTADWVYEEEFGVRDGWRFSPDGRFIAFWNFDTDGVKEFQLINYTKSRYPEITSYKYPKVGETNSACRIGVISVDGGETQWVKLPGDLRDNYVPRMDWIPGTNRIVLQRLNRLQNTNQLMVSDVTCDAGGTVAVSPLKTILVEKDDAWVDVHDDMKWIDDGERFTWTSQRDGWRHLYLVSADGKQMTLLTPGEFDVIRVVKIDDHGGWVYFIASPDNAGQRYLFRASLDGTGEIQSLTPDAQRGTHSYQISDDARWAIHTFSSFDQPPVIDLVRLPGHQSVRVLEDNAELKAAFAEVDRGTTEFFQIEIGDGVTLDGWCLKPADFDPQKKYPLFIFVYGEPAGQTVLDRWNGKRNLWHRMIAEQGYVVVSVDNRGTPAPRGRAWRKSVYRQIGILASSDQAAAVRAMTRQWSFIDTDRVGIWGWSGGGSMSLNAIFRYPDLYHTAMAIAFVSDQQNYDTLYQERFMGLPEDNPQGYKNGSPITFANQLKGNLLLVYGTGDDNCHYQNCQMLINELVKHHKPFSMMAYPNRSHSISEGKGTTRHLFELLTRYLNQNLPPGPK; this is encoded by the coding sequence ATGGACTGGAAACGACGTTCGCCGATGATTCATCATTCTCGGATGCTGTGCATCGCATTGATTGTGTTCGGTGGAATACCGGTCGGACGAGCCGATGAAGAAAAATCGACCACCGGCGACGTTCGTGAGGATTTGGATCCGTCCCGGTTGACTGTGCAGAGGATTTATTCGGGCAGCGATTTCAAGAACAAATCGTTTGGGCCGGCTCGTTGGCTTAGCCATGGAGGTGGTTACACAACGCTGGAGGAGTCACCCGACCACAAAGGCCGAAAAGATATCGTCGCCTACGATCCCGGGGGCGGTGAGCGGTCGGTTCTGGTTTCCGCCACCGATCTGATTCCCAAGGACCAAGAAAAGCCGCTAGAAATCAAGAACTACGCTTGGTCCGACGACCGGACCAAACTGTTGATCTATACCAACTCGGTGAAAGTCTGGCGGCAAGAGACTCGGGGCGACTATTGGTTGTTCGACATCGCGGCGAAACGGCTGCGAAAGTTGGGCGGCGACGCGGATGAATCGCGGATGATGTTCGCGAAAATTTCGCCTGACGGCAAGCACGTGGGCTACGTCTATCGAAAAAACTTGTATCTGCAAGATCTGGAATCGATGGAGATTTCAAGGCTGACGGACACGGGTTCCGAATCCATCATCAACGGGACGGCGGATTGGGTTTATGAAGAAGAATTTGGTGTTCGGGATGGTTGGCGTTTCAGCCCCGACGGGAGATTTATCGCTTTCTGGAATTTTGATACCGACGGCGTCAAAGAATTTCAGTTGATAAACTATACGAAGTCGCGTTATCCGGAAATCACCAGCTACAAGTATCCCAAGGTGGGTGAAACCAATTCGGCATGTCGGATTGGCGTGATCAGTGTCGATGGAGGCGAAACGCAATGGGTGAAGCTTCCCGGTGACTTGAGAGACAATTATGTCCCGCGAATGGACTGGATTCCTGGAACCAACCGTATCGTCTTACAGCGATTGAACCGTTTACAGAACACGAACCAGTTGATGGTCTCCGATGTGACGTGTGATGCGGGCGGCACGGTTGCCGTCAGTCCGCTGAAAACCATCTTGGTGGAAAAAGACGACGCATGGGTCGACGTCCACGACGACATGAAATGGATCGACGACGGGGAACGATTCACCTGGACCAGCCAACGCGACGGTTGGCGTCACCTTTATCTGGTGTCAGCCGACGGAAAGCAGATGACCTTGCTGACACCGGGGGAATTCGATGTGATTCGTGTGGTCAAGATTGATGACCATGGTGGTTGGGTCTATTTCATCGCGTCTCCCGATAACGCGGGGCAGCGATATCTTTTTCGTGCATCGCTGGATGGAACCGGGGAAATCCAATCGTTGACTCCCGATGCTCAAAGGGGCACCCACAGCTACCAGATCTCGGATGATGCGCGGTGGGCCATTCACACGTTTTCTAGCTTTGACCAACCACCGGTGATTGATTTAGTTCGTTTGCCGGGCCATCAGTCCGTTCGCGTCTTGGAAGACAACGCGGAATTGAAAGCCGCCTTTGCTGAAGTCGACCGAGGAACCACGGAGTTCTTTCAGATCGAAATCGGCGATGGGGTTACCTTGGACGGTTGGTGTCTCAAGCCGGCTGACTTTGATCCGCAGAAAAAGTACCCGCTGTTCATCTTTGTGTACGGCGAACCTGCCGGTCAAACGGTATTGGATCGATGGAACGGAAAACGAAACTTGTGGCATCGCATGATCGCCGAACAAGGGTATGTGGTTGTCAGCGTTGACAATCGTGGCACCCCGGCACCACGTGGACGAGCATGGCGAAAATCGGTCTACCGACAGATCGGCATCCTGGCGTCGTCCGATCAGGCCGCCGCGGTCCGTGCCATGACCCGACAATGGAGTTTTATTGACACCGATCGCGTCGGCATCTGGGGCTGGAGTGGGGGAGGATCGATGAGTCTGAATGCGATTTTCCGCTATCCCGATCTCTATCACACCGCCATGGCGATCGCATTTGTCAGCGACCAACAGAACTATGACACACTGTATCAAGAGCGGTTCATGGGGCTGCCGGAGGACAATCCGCAGGGATACAAGAACGGGTCACCCATCACGTTCGCAAACCAGTTGAAAGGCAATTTGTTGCTTGTCTATGGAACGGGGGACGACAATTGCCACTATCAGAATTGCCAGATGTTGATCAATGAATTGGTCAAACATCACAAGCCCTTCAGCATGATGGCGTATCCGAATCGCAGTCACAGCATCAGCGAAGGCAAAGGGACGACGCGGCATCTGTTCGAGTTGCTGACTCGGTATTTGAACCAAAACCTGCCGCCAGGGCCGAAGTGA
- a CDS encoding sulfatase-like hydrolase/transferase, protein MKLPWFLNLWLLGWGITTCCLGDPPVEAARPNVLFIAVDDLNDWIGCLGGHPQSLTPNIDRLAASGQLFSNAHCPAPACNPSRGAIMSGISPHVSGLYDNRQKMRRLMPDAELLPKYFSRHGYWSAGSGKILHYFTDADSWDDYFPPKETENPFPRTFYPKNRPVSLPVGGPWQYIETDWAALDVTDEEFGGDWSVSQWIGQQLSRQHDQPFFLACGIYRPHEPWFVPEKYFRPFPLDDIQLPPGYREDDLDDLPPAGQSRGPNRYFAHIREHGQWKQAIQGYLASIHFADAMVGRVLDALANGPNRDNTIVVLWSDHGWHLGEKQHWQKYTGWRVCTRVPLIVRVPAGVSALPDGTRDGAVCSRPVNLLSLYPTLTDLAGLPAKEGNDGPSLVPLLKDPQSDWPHASLTFLNRPGNLAISGERWRYIRYGNGDHELYDTATDPHEWDNLAEQPNRDTEIRRLQRFVPKSFADYRSDNTASLPRLSWHPIGDGALPESKPDAAAVDVTIGNRTGQPVDIQWIDADGRARSFGTLEAGWQKAFDTHPGTVLRVQTADGETIGYFIVDDQPCLALIPAS, encoded by the coding sequence ATGAAACTTCCTTGGTTTTTGAATCTGTGGCTTTTGGGTTGGGGCATCACGACCTGTTGTTTGGGAGACCCGCCGGTCGAAGCCGCGCGGCCGAACGTTCTGTTTATCGCCGTCGATGATTTGAATGATTGGATCGGCTGTCTGGGCGGACATCCGCAATCGTTGACGCCGAATATCGATCGGCTGGCGGCCAGCGGCCAATTGTTCAGCAATGCTCATTGCCCCGCGCCGGCGTGCAATCCGTCGCGTGGTGCGATCATGTCCGGTATCTCGCCGCACGTGTCGGGGCTGTATGACAATCGACAAAAGATGCGCCGGTTGATGCCCGACGCCGAACTGTTGCCCAAGTACTTTTCACGTCACGGGTATTGGTCGGCGGGGTCTGGAAAGATCTTGCATTATTTCACCGATGCCGATTCGTGGGACGATTATTTTCCACCCAAGGAAACGGAGAATCCGTTCCCACGCACGTTCTATCCAAAGAATCGTCCGGTCAGTTTGCCCGTGGGTGGACCTTGGCAGTACATCGAAACCGACTGGGCCGCGCTGGATGTGACCGACGAAGAATTTGGTGGTGACTGGTCAGTCTCCCAGTGGATCGGGCAGCAGCTTTCCAGGCAACACGATCAGCCGTTCTTTTTGGCTTGTGGGATTTACCGGCCACATGAACCCTGGTTCGTGCCGGAAAAGTATTTTCGGCCGTTCCCGTTGGACGACATTCAGTTGCCGCCGGGGTATCGCGAAGACGATCTGGATGATCTGCCGCCGGCAGGCCAATCGCGTGGACCGAATCGCTACTTCGCACACATTCGCGAACATGGGCAATGGAAGCAGGCAATTCAAGGCTATCTGGCTTCGATCCATTTTGCCGATGCGATGGTCGGTCGAGTGTTGGACGCTTTGGCGAACGGTCCGAATCGAGACAACACGATCGTCGTTTTGTGGAGCGATCATGGTTGGCACTTGGGCGAAAAGCAGCACTGGCAAAAGTACACCGGTTGGCGCGTTTGCACTCGCGTTCCGTTGATCGTTCGTGTTCCGGCGGGCGTGTCGGCTTTACCCGATGGAACGCGGGACGGTGCGGTGTGCAGTCGTCCGGTGAACTTGCTTAGCCTCTATCCCACACTGACGGACTTGGCCGGGCTGCCGGCGAAAGAAGGCAACGATGGACCGAGTCTGGTGCCGCTGTTGAAGGATCCACAGTCCGATTGGCCTCATGCGTCGCTGACGTTCCTGAACCGACCCGGCAACCTGGCAATCAGTGGTGAACGCTGGCGGTACATTCGGTATGGCAACGGTGACCATGAGTTGTACGACACCGCGACGGACCCGCATGAATGGGACAACCTGGCGGAGCAACCGAATCGCGACACAGAAATTCGGCGGCTACAACGGTTCGTCCCTAAATCCTTCGCGGATTACCGAAGTGACAATACCGCGTCATTGCCTCGGCTTTCCTGGCACCCGATCGGAGACGGAGCGTTGCCCGAATCAAAGCCGGATGCGGCCGCTGTCGACGTGACGATCGGCAATCGAACAGGCCAACCGGTCGACATTCAGTGGATCGACGCCGATGGCCGGGCGCGGTCGTTCGGGACGTTGGAGGCTGGATGGCAGAAGGCCTTTGACACGCATCCGGGAACCGTGTTGCGTGTCCAAACCGCCGACGGGGAAACGATCGGATACTTCATCGTCGATGACCAGCCATGCCTTGCCTTGATTCCGGCATCGTGA